TTGGAGTTGTGCATCAAATGTTAGGAATCGATGAAATGAATTTTTCTCTAAAGTTgtcaataaaatattcattcatGGAGATCATCTTGGCATGAAATTCAAGTTAATCTCGTTGATGATGATGCTTTACAGTTTATAATGCAATGTGAGAATATGCATATGTTTCAATTATACGTCGAAGCATATTCAATTGACTATCATGTTGGATTTGATGATCCTGAATCCTACGTTCCACATGCATCCGATTCAGGTTTCAATAACCAACCCGGTACTTCAACATATGGTGGTTTCCAGGATGTAGAATCTTATGTTACACAAGTTACTGAAGGACTCGGTAATATGAGTTTCTATGATGTAAGTGGGTCTTGGGATCAATATATTAATGTCTCGTCGGAACAAAATAATGCTCCATATTGGCCGAATCCAACATTAGATATGAGTGCTCGTTGTCCGGATCAGGCCAGTAATGATGATATTTGGAAGACTGATTCTGAACCCGATATGTCATACAGCgagtctgaagaagaagaagtgaaCGTTGATGATGAAGTGAATACTTTGACAAATCCCGATGAGGGGACATCATCTCGACAACCACCTCGTGACACATTACAGAGGCAGACCGTACCATTTCTTTAAAACTCTTCTGAAATGCcatcatttttcaataaattttttgggGAAGTACCTTCTGATTCTGTCGATATTCCTTGTGGAGTGCAATCAAGCTATTACAATCCGGATAGAGGTGAATtatgcattaatatgttatttaaagatAAGAATGATCTTATTGCATCTGTGAATGATTATTTAGTAAGAGTTGTCAGGCGTGGGTACCGTGTCGTGGATAGCACACGCAGTTTTGGGAAGTTACGTtgtaaaaataattcttctacGGTCATTTGTCGATGGGGACTTTGTGCTTCTTTGAAGGCCAAGACTGGTTAttggaaaataacaaaatatgacgggcctcacacatgtatatctacatCTGCTGGTATAGACCATAACAATTTGAACAGTGATATGGTGGCACATACGCTATTGGGAGTTGTTCGTTGTGATCCTTCGTACGAGATTAAGTATATCATCGAAAATGTGAAAGATAAATATGGATATCAAATCTCGTACATGAAGGAATGTTGAAGTTTGAAACGTGCTATGAAAATTGCATATGGTACATGGGAGATCTCCGTTCAATTACTTCCCAAATATATGTGTGGTTTGTCCAAATATAATACGGGAACAACTGTGGAGTGTAAGCATCTCAGAGCAAACATTGAAATGAGTAAGACACTGAACTATGTTTTCTGTGCATTCAGGCCGTGTGTTGATGGGTTTCGGCGTTGTCGGAAAATAATTAGTGTCGATGGTACACACTTGTACACCAAATACAAGCACAAAATGTTGATCGGTGTTACTCTGGATGCGAACAATCAGGTTCTACCGCTAGGATTTGCTATTATGGATGAAGAGACAACAGATTCTTGGAAATGGTTCTTGGAGAACCTAAGAAGTCAGGTTGTTCGTGGTGAAAATGGTGTGTGTCTTATTTATGATAGGCATAAGGGGATCGTGCGAGCAACTGAAGATCTACCATATTTTCAACCTCCTTACGGTGTGCATCGTTTTTGTTTGAGACATGTGTGTTCAAACTTTAAGCTAAATTAAAAGACGTGCATTTGAAAGATTTATGCTTGGCGGTAGGCACACAaaatcaaatttgtaagtttgaaGCAATAATGGAGGTGATCAAgcaaaaaaacattttggcacACTGATATTTGGCTGGAATTGCGAAAGAAAAATGGAGTTTGGCTCATGACGGTGGTTGGCATCGTTGGGTGATGACAACCAATATGTCGGAGTGTTTAAACAGTGTGTTGAATGGTGCTCGTAGACTTCCTATATCTGCCATAGTACACTTGACACTTATGAGGTGCGTACATTATTTTATTGAACGTATGACAAGAGGTGGTCGTATGGTTCAGAAAAATCTGATGTGGTCAGATTATGCATGTCGGAAGTATGAGAAATGGGCGAGAAAATCTAGTGAACATCGTGTTTCCAAATACGATGTACGTGAGCAAACTGCTTTGGTTGCAATTGTCGGAAGGCAAAGTCGTGGCCAACATATGCAGGTCGCCAATTTATCAACGAGTGATTGTTCATGTGGTAAATGGACGCTTTTTGGCATCCCATGTTCCCATGCTATTTGCACTGCTAAGTAGCACTCCTTGGATCCCACGACACTTGTGCAGCCCTGGTATAACATATCTGAGTACTTAGCAACATACGAGGGCAGATTTCAACCTCTTGCAGATGAGAGATACTGGGATCCTCCAAATTTTGTGTTGCACCACAATCCAGTTAGACGTGAAAGAAGAAGACATGGTAGAGATAGAACAACTCGACTGAGAAATGAGATTGACACAGTGGTTTCTAGACATAGACAACATTGATGAAGTATTTTGTTAAATTGTACTAACGCTTGATATGTTAACTGAGTAATAATTTCTTTACCTCGTTgttcttttcataattttttttgtagaaCTGTTCTTAAGATTTAATTGGTTGTGAAATTTTTGTATTTATGAAAAAAGAAGATGGTAAATGTGCGAGACCGAGGGGTTAAATTGTACTTCTCGAGCGCGAATTTTTtcaattaccgctcgagcgcggcctacactagaaaaaaaaatttccagagCGGGCCGTGCTCGAGGCCTGCTCTGGAAAACAAAATTTTCCCGAGCAGGCCGCGCTCAAGCGGTAACTGTTCACCGCTCGAGCGCGCATGCTATTACGTAGGCGCGCCTCCCCTCCCCTCCCCTCCTTTCTCTCATTCTTCACCCATATTTTCCCTTTCCCCTTCCCTCAAATCCCTAACTTTAAAAATCTCTatcttctctttttttcttcACCAATCCCCTCAAAATCAAGATTCAAGCAATGTCTTGCACTCGTCTTCAAAAATCAAGAACTTTTCACTCTCCTGTCATCTTCTGCAACACACTTGACCACCTCCATGACACCCAAGAAGTCGAAAGGTAATCCTAgctctttctcttcttcttcGTTTGATAGAAGTAGATTTGTGAGTGAGGCGGCTAGGGCTCGGTATGATCATGCCAAAATTCATAGAACCCCGATTACCGAGCGGGGATTTCGTAGGCAAAGTGAGGATCGATATATAGGGCCTCTTGTGGAGTTGGAGAGGCGGGAATGGGAAAAATTTGGAGCTCAACCTAATGCCACCGTGGTATTGGTGGTGCGAGAGTTTTATGCAAATACGGGTGAGAGGACGGATGAAAAGGCCTTTGTTAAGGGTAAAATTTTGTTGTTTGATTCGGGTACGATCAAtgcattttcaaaaattcccGAGGTCGATGATTCCGCCTTCCAAGCTTCGGTTTTTGCCCCTGATTATGCTGTGATAATCGACGCCTTTGTCATCCAGGGGCGATATTGAAACTAGTTGGGAGGTCACCGAGTTGTTTTGATGAGAAATTTCTGACGACCGAGATTGTCCTTT
This window of the Primulina tabacum isolate GXHZ01 chromosome 4, ASM2559414v2, whole genome shotgun sequence genome carries:
- the LOC142541920 gene encoding uncharacterized protein LOC142541920 — protein: MKIAYGTWEISVQLLPKYMCGLSKYNTGTTVECKHLRANIEMSKTLNYVFCAFRPCVDGFRRCRKIISVDGTHLYTKYKHKMLIGVTLDANNQVLPLGFAIMDEETTDSWKWFLENLRSQVVRGENGVCLIYDRHKGIVRATEDLPYFQPPYEKWSLAHDGGWHRWVMTTNMSECLNSVLNGARRLPISAIVHLTLMRCVHYFIERMTRGGRMVQKNLMWSDYACRKYEKWARKSSEHRVSKYDVREQTALVAIVGRQSRGQHMQVANLSTSDCSCGKWTLFGIPCSHAICTAK